CGTGGCTGCTGCTCAGCGAGCTGGGCATTCCGTTCGAAGAACACCTGGTGACGTTTGCCCAGGGCAATGGCGCCAGCTGGCAGGCGTTCCGCGCGTTCTCGCCCAGCGGCAAGGTGCCGTGCCTGCACGACGGTGAGCGCGTGGTGTGGGATTCGCTGGCGATCGCCGAATACCTGGCCGAACGTCATATGGACGTATGGCCGTCCGATCCGGACGCACGCGCCTGGGCGCGTTGCGCCGCCGCGGAGATGCACGCGGGCTTCGCGGCCCTGCGCAACCAGTGCGGCATGAACTGCGGCCTGCGCATCCGCCTGCCCGACGAGCTGCCGGCGGCGCTGCAGGGCGACATCGCACGCATCGATGAATTGTGGAGCGAAGGGCTGGCCCGGTTTGGCGGGCCGTTCCTGGCCGGCGCGAAGTTCGGTGCCGTCGATGCGTTCTTCGCGCCGGTGGCCTTCCGCATCCAGA
This is a stretch of genomic DNA from Rhodanobacter sp. FDAARGOS 1247. It encodes these proteins:
- a CDS encoding glutathione S-transferase family protein, with product MYQLHIANKNYSSWSLRPWLLLSELGIPFEEHLVTFAQGNGASWQAFRAFSPSGKVPCLHDGERVVWDSLAIAEYLAERHMDVWPSDPDARAWARCAAAEMHAGFAALRNQCGMNCGLRIRLPDELPAALQGDIARIDELWSEGLARFGGPFLAGAKFGAVDAFFAPVAFRIQSYGLQLGAPSSDYAQRLLALPGMRRWYDAALQESWRDEEHEREARQSGTVWQDLRAPAS